AATTTCCCCCAGCAAATCGTCGCTGGTGAACTCGCCGGTGATCGACGACAGGCTTTCATGCGCGAGCCTGAGTTCTTCGGCGAACAGATCCAATACACGGTCGTCCTGCGCGGCATGCGCGGTGGCGACGGCCAGGTGTTCTTCGGCCTGTTGCAGGGCGCGCAGGTGGCGTTCGCGGGCCAGCCAGGGAGATTCCGCGCCTGGGTTCCAGCCGGCGATATCCAGCAGCGCCTTGCGCAGCGCATCCAGCCCTGCCCCCGTGCGCGCGGAGATGCGCAGCACGGCGTCATTGGAATCATCCGTAGGCGGCGGTGCGTCCGCCACGCTGTTATCCACCAGGTCGATCTTGTTGATGACTTTCAGGACCGGCGTGTTGGGTGGCAGCCGGGCGGCGATGCCGGCGTCCAGGGTTTCTTCGCCGGCGGCGGTGGCATCCTGCAGATGCAAAATAACATCGGCCCGCTCGATTTCCTTCCACGTGCGCGCGATGCCGATGCGCTCGACCGGGTCGTCCGTTTCCCGCAGGCCGGCCGTATCGACGATATGAAGCGGGACGCCGTCCAGATGGATTTCCTGCACCACTTTGTCGCGCGTGGTGCCGGCGATGGGCGTGACGATGGCGATGTCCTCGCCCGCCAGCGCATTCAATAAACTGGATTTGCCGACGTTGGGCCTGCCGGCCAGCACCACGTGCAGGCCTTCGCGCAGGATCACACCCTGGCGGGTTTGCGCGATGATGCCGCGCAGCTCGCCGGACAAGGCTTCCAGCATCGGCCTGGCCTGGTACTTTTCCAGGAAATCGATTTCTTCTTCCGGGAAATCCAGCGTGGCCTCGACCAGCATGCGCAGATGCACGATGCGGTCGGCCAGCGCGTTCACCTTCTGCGAGAAGACGCCGGATAGCGATGCCATGGCGCCGCGCGCCGCGGCTTCCGACGTGGCCTCGATCAGGTCGGCGACGGCTTCGGCCTGCGCCAGATCGATCCGTCCATTCAGGAAGGCGCGCTGCGTGAATTCGCCCGGTTCCGCGATGCGTAAACCCATATCGCTTCCGGCATCCAGGCATCGCTGCAGCACGCGCCGCAGCACGGCCGGCCCGCCATGCCCTTGCAGCTCGAGAACGTCTTCGCCGGTATAGGAATGCGGCGCCGCGAAGTACAGCACGATCCCTTCGTCCAGCAGTTCGCCTTCCTCGGTTTCGAATGGCAGCAGGTGCGCGTGACGGGGCGTCAATTCGCGCTGGAAGAGGCGGCGCACCAGAATGGACAGCGATGCACCGGAAACGCGCACGATACCCACGCCGCCTCGTCCGGGCGCTGTGGCGATCGCCGCGATAGGTACGGGCACTAAGGGGGACATATAAGCGGATCGACTAGGCAATAAGGGAATATAACCGTTGCGCGAGGCATCTTTGCTGGGTATGTTGCGCCGTGGAGTTCAAGTGCTACTCGCTCAGGAGCTATTTATGTCTAGCTGGTTTACCCGAGTCGTCGCTGGCGGTTTTACCGCCATGGCGATCGCTTTCGGCGCGCACGGCAATGCCGTGGCCAGGGACCTGGTGGTCGGTCTGAAGACCGAGCCCAGCTCGCTCGATCCCCAATATCATTCCCTGACCCCGAATACGCAGATTGCGTTAACCATTTTCGATCCGCTGGTGGCCGCGGACGACCAGCTCAAGCCACGGCCCGCGCTGGCCGAGTCCTGGACCGTCGACGGCAATGTGTGGACGTTCAAGCTGCGGCCCAATGTGAAGTTCTCCGACGGCACGCCGTTTACGGCCGACGACGTGGTCTTCACGTTCGATCGCGTGCCCAAAGTGCCCAACAGCCCCTCGCCGTTCACGCTTTATCTGAAGGACGTGGCGAAGACCGAAGCCGTCGATCCCCTGACGGTGCGGATCACGACCAAGGGCCCGTCGCCGCTGCTGCTGCCCAATTTGGGTCAGTTGCCCATCATGTCGAAGAAGGCCGCTTCGGGCGCGGCGCCCGAAGGCAAGACGACGACCGAGCTGAACGCCGGCGACGGCCTGGTCGGCACCGGTCCCTACAAATTCGTATCGTGGAAGCGCGGCGCCGAGCTGGTGCTGGCGCGTAACGACAATTACTGGGGCAAGAAGCCCGTCTGGGACAAGGTTATCTACAAGCCCATGACCAACGCCGCCAGCCGCGTCGCGGCCTTGCTGGCGGGCGACGTCGACATGATCGAGGATCCTCCGACCGACGACCTGCCCAAGCTGAAGGCCAACAAGAATCTCTACATCCAGCAGACGCCTTCGGTGCGCGTCATGTACGTGGCCATGGACCAGTTCAGCGATGTCAGCCCGGGCATCACGGATGCCGACGGCAAGCCGCTGGCCAAGAATCCGCTGAAGGACAAGCGCGTGCGCGAAGCGCTGTCGCTGGCCATCGACCGCAAGGCCATCGAGGACCGCGTCATGGGCGGCGTGTCCAAGCCGGCCGGCAACCTGCTGCCCTATCCCATGATGGGCGCGTCCAAGACTTATGCGGAGGCGCCCAAGGCCGATGTGGCCAAGGCCAAGAAGCTGCTGGCCGATGCCGGCTATGCCCAGGGTTTCGCTATTACGCTGGGCGCGCCCTCCGGCCGGTATATCAACGACTCCAAGGTGGCGCAGGCGATCGCGTCGATGTGGAGCCGCATCGGCGTGAAGACCGCCGTGGAGGCCTCGGCCCCGCCGGTGTTCTTCAAGAACCGGGATTCGTACAAGTACAGCGCCTACCTGGCAGGCTGGTCGGTGACCAGCGGCGAAATGTCCAACGCCTTGGGCTCGCTGGCGGTGACGTCGGATCCCTCCAAGGGATTGGGCACGACCAACCGCGGCCGGTATTCGAATCCGGAGATGGACAAGCTGTACATGCAGGCCGCCACGACCATGGACGATGCCAAGCGCGCGGAACTGCTGTCCAAGGCCGCCGATCTACTGATCGCCGACTACGGCATCCTGCCCATCCATTTCGAGCTATCCGTATGGGCGATGAAGAAGGACATCCGCTATGCGGGCCGTTCCGACCAGATGACGGAAGCACAGGACGTTACGCTGAAGCAGTAGCAGGGGTAGTACCCTCGGCGCGCCCCCTGGCGGGCGCGCCGCCCTCCCGCGGGGAGGCGTCGCGCAGCGACAGGAGAGTTGATTGTTAGCCACCATTATCCGCAGGTTGCTGCAGACCGTCGTAGTCATGCTCGTCATGTCGGCACTGGTCTTCGGCGGTATCTACCTGGTCGGCGATCCGGTTTCCATGATGGCCAGTCCGGACGCCACCGAAATCGAACGCGCAGCCATCCGGCAATCCCTGGGACTGGACCAGCCCCTGTGGCACCAGTACCTGATCTTCATCGGCAAGGCGATCCACGGCGACTTCGGCAATAGCTTCCTGACCGGCGAACCGGCCATGCGGCTGATCCTGGATCGCATGCCGGCGACGATGGAACTGGCGGTGGTGGCAATGCTGCTGTCGCTGCTGATCGGCATTCCGCTGGGTATCCGCGCCGGCCTGAAGCCCAAGGCGGCCGGATCGCGGGTCATCATGACCGGGTCCGTGCTGGGTTTTTCCCTGCCCAATTTCTGGGTGGGGCTGATGCTGATCATGATCTTCGCGGTAAGCCTGGGATGGCTGCCCGCCAGCGGGCGCGGCCCGACGGTATCGCTGGGCGGTTTGCGCCTGAGCGCGCTGACGCCGGGCGGCTGGGCCCATCTGATCCTGCCCGCCGCGACGATTGCCCTGGCCAAGTGCGCGACCATCATCCGGATCACGCGCGCTGCCACGCGCGAAGCGCTGCCCATGGACTACATCAAGTTCGCGCGCGCCAAGGGCCTGTCGGAATCGCGCGTGCTGCGGGTGCATCTGTTGAAGAACATTCTGATTCCCATCGTGACGGTGGCCGGACTGGAATTCGGCCAGGTGGTCGCTTTCGCGGTAGTGACGGAATCGGTGTTCTCGTGGCCCGGCATGGGCAAGCTCCTGATCGATTCCATCATCAACCTGGACCGCCCCGTGGTGGTCGCGTATTTGCTGCTTATCGTGTTTTTCCTGGTCATGCTGAACCTGGTGGTGGACATCATCTACACCGTTCTGGACCCCCGCGTACGATTGGACGGACGACGATGACGACAACCACTTCCACGCCGGCCGCCGCCGAGCCGGTCGCCACCGCCGTGAAGGAAGCGGGCCCGTGGCGCCGCTTTTTCGAGGACTTTTTCGCCAGCAAGCTCGCCACCATGGGCCTGGTCGTCCTGGTCCTGCTGATACTGGCCGTGCTGCTGGCGCCCTGGATCGCGCCGCAGAATCCCTATGACATCGGCAATCTGGACATCATGGATTCCAAGCTGCCGCCCTTCAGCCAGAACGCCGCCGGCGATATGACGTACTGGCTGGGCACCGACGGGCAGGCGCGCGACATGCTGTCGGCCATCCTGTACGGCTTGCGCACCAGCATGATGGTGGGCTGTATTTCGGTGTTCTTCGCCTTCGTCATCGGCGCCACGGTGGGGCTGGTGGCGGCGTATTTCGGCGGCCGCGTCGACGCGCTGCTGATGCGCATCGCCGACATCCAGTTGTCCTTTCCTTCCATACTGGTGGCGTTGATCCTGCTGTCCATCCTGGGAGCGGGCGTGGACAAGGTGATCATCGCGCTGATCGTCGTGCAGTGGGCCTACTTCGCGCGCACGGCGCGGGGCGCGGCGCTGGTGGAGCGCGGCAAAGAGTATGTCGAGGCGGCACGCTGCATGTCGCTGGGCTCGTGGCGCATCCTGCGCCGCCACTTGCTGCCCAATTGCATGCCGCCGTTGATCGTGGTCGCCACCATCGACCTGGCCCATGCCATCGCGCTGGAGGCGACGCTGTCTTTCCTGGGCGTGGGCGTGCCGGTGACCGAGCCGTCGCTGGGCATGCTGATTTCCAACGGCTTTGAATTCCTGATGTCCGGACGCTACTGGATATCGTTCTTTCCCGGTGTGGCCCTGGCCATCGCGATCGTCTCCATCAACCTGGTGGGCGACCATTTGCGCGATGTGCTGAATCCGCGCAACGCGACGTAATGGGGGCCTCGATGACGACGACGATGAACGCCTCCACCGGCGTAGGGGACGTGACGGCACCGGTGCTGGAAGTGGCCGGATTGCGCACGCATTTCTTCACGCGCGCCGGTGTGGTGAAAGCCGTGGACGGCGTGGACCTGCGGCTGGCGCAGGGTGAAATCCTGGGCCTGGTGGGAGAATCGGGTTCCGGCAAGAGCATCACGGGTTTTTCCCTGATCGGGCTGATCGATGAACCGGGCCGTGTGGTGGACGGCTCCATCCGCTTCGATGGCGCGGAATTGCGCGGCGCGTCGGCGGCGCGGATGCGCGCGCTGCGCGGCAACGACATCGCGATGATCTTCCAGGATCCGATGATGACGCTGAATCCGGTCCTGCGCGTGGACACGCAGATGATCGAGGCCATTCAGGCGCACCGCAAGATGGACAAGACGGCGGCCCGCAAACGCGCCCGCGACGTCCTGGCGATGGTGGGCATCCCGTCGCCCGACGAACGGCTGCGCGCGTATCCGCACCAACTGTCCGGCGGCATGCGCCAGCGTGTGGCGATCGCCATTGCGCTGCTGAACGCGCCGCGCGTGATCATTGCCGACGAACCCACCACGGCCCTGGATGTGACGATCCAGGGCCAGATCCTGTATGAAGTGCAGAAGCTATGCCGCGAAACTGGCACCGCGCTGCTGTGGATCACCCATGACCTGGCCGTGGTGTCGGGCCTGGCCGATCGGATCGCGGTGATGTACGCGGGCCGTGTCGTCGAAACCGGCACGACGGCTGACGTCATCGGACATCCGCTGCATCCTTATACCCTGGGCCTGATGATGTCGATTCCGACGCCGGAAACGCGGGGCCACGATCTGGCCTCGATACCCGGCATGACGCCTTCCTTGTTGAAACTGCCGCAGGGCTGCGCTTTCCGCACGCGCTGTTCGCGCGCGACGGATGCCTGTCTGCGCGAGCCCGAGTCGGTCGAATGGCGTCCCGGGCATTGGGCGCGTTGCTGGCATGCCGGCGAAGCGGGGGCGCGATGAAGGGCCAAACGACTCCGATACTTTCCCTGCGCGGCGCCGAAATGCGCTTCGTGCAACCCGTCGACCTGGCCGGACGCATCGCCAATCTGTTCGGTGCCGGCCTGCGCAAGACGGTGGTCCATGCGGTCGCCGGCGTCGACCTGGACGTGATGCCCGGCGAAGTCATCGGCGTGGTCGGCGAATCCGGCTGCGGAAAATCGACGCTGGGCCGGATGATCAGCGGCATCCTGCCGCCGACGGCGGGCAGCATTGCCTATGACGGCAAGCCGGTGGCATCCATGGAGGACAAGCAGCGGCGCGCCTACGAATTGGGCGTCCAGATGATCTTCCAGGATCCCTATGCGTCGCTCAATCCGCGCATGCGCGTGGAGGAAATCATCGGCGAGGCGCCCATGGTGCATGGGCTGGTCAGCCGTCGCAATCGCAAGGAATACGTGGCGGAATTGATGCGCCAGGTGGGGCTGGACCCGGCGTACTCGGAGCGCTATCCCCATCAGTTTTCCGGCGGCCAGCGCCAGCGTATCGGCATCGCGCGCGCCCTGGGCCTGAAGCCCAGGGTGATCGTATGCGACGAGGCCGTGGCCGCGCTGGACGTTTCCATCCAGGCACAAGTGCTGAACCTGTTCGCGCATCTGCGTCGCGAGCTGGACCTGACCTATCTGTTCATCAGCCACAACCTGGGCGTGGTCAGCCATATATCGGATCGCGTCGCCATCATGTACCTGGGACGCATCGTCGAGCTTGCGTCGACCGAACAGGTTTTCGAACGCGCCAATCATCCGTATACGCAGGCGCTGCTCAAGGAACTGCCCACGCTGGACCCGCACCGCCGCGATTTCCGTCCCATCCAGGGGGAACTACCGTCGCCGCTGGCACCGCCCCCGGGCTGCGCCTTCCATCCACGCTGCCCGCACGCAATGGACCGCTGCCGGCAGGAACGCCCGCTGCTGCGCGAAATCGCGCCGGGCCAGTTGAGCGCCTGCCATCTGAACGACCAGGCCGACGCCGCGCCGCGCCCGGTCACCTTCCATGCGAGTTCCGTCGCGGCGACAGGTTGAAAACCATGCGAAGCACCGACACGTCCTTCGCGCCTTGCACCCGCATCGCGCCGCGCGCGGCGCCGCTGCCGCTGATCTGCGATTCGCCGCACAGCGGGGTGACCTACCCGGCGGATTTTCGCTATGCCATCGAGCCCGATGTCCTGCGCACCGGCGAGGATACCCATGTGGACGAACTGTGGCGCGGCATTCCCGATGTCGGCGGAACACTGATCCTGGCCGAGTTTCCGCGCACCTATATCGATCCCAATCGCGAACCCGACGATATCGATCCGCACCTGTTGGCCGGCCCCTGGCCCGGGGCCATCAACCCATCGGAGAAAAGCCGCATCGGCCACGGGCTGATCTGGAGCAAGGCGGGCGGCCGTCCCATCTATGATCGCAAGCTGACGGTCGAAGAGGTGCGCCACCGCATCGAGGCCTATCACCAGCCCTATCACGCGGTCCTGAATCGCGACATCGAAGCCGCATACAAGCAGTTCGGCGCGGTATGGCACCTGAACCTGCACTCCATGCCCTCGGATTCCTACGAGGTGCTGCAGATCGAGAGCGAACACGGCCTGGCCGACTTCGTGCTGGGCGATCGCGACGGCACCACGTGCGAACCGGAATTCGTCGATGTGGTGGAGAACTCGCTGCGCGAGAGCGGTTATACGGTGGCGCGCAACGACCCCTTCAAGGGGGTTGCGCTGATCGCCCGGCTGGGCAGGCCCGCGCAGCGCCGCCATAGCCTGCAGATCGAGATCCATCGCGGGCAGTACATGAATGAACGGACGTTCGAAAAGAACGAGAAGTTTCCGGCCATGCAGGCCGCACTGACCAAGGCGGCGCACGACGTCGCGCTATATATTCAAAGGCAACTATGAAAACCCTGGACGAAATCGAGCGCGCGCATGGCGAGCTCACGGCGATACGCCGGGATATCCATGCACATCCGGAACTGGCTTTCGAGGAAACCCGTACGTCCGCGCTGGTCGCGGAGAAACTGCGCGGCTGGGGCATCGAAGTCCATACCGGCTTCGGCAAGACCGGCATCGTCGGCGTGCTGCACGGCACCGGCGGCAAAGGCAGGACCATCGGCCTGCGTGCCGATATGGACGCCCTGCCCATGCCGGAAAACAACCGCTTCGCGCATAAGTCGACGATCTCCGGCCGCATGCACGGCTGCGGCCATGACGGCCATACGACCATGCTGCTGGGCGCCGCGCAATACCTCTCCAAGCACCGCGACTTCAAGGGCACCGTCGTATTCATCTTCCAGCCGGCGGAAGAGAACGGCAATGCCGGTGCGCGGGCGATGATGCAGGACGGGCTGTTCGACAAATTCCCCTGCGACGCGGTCTTCGGTATCCACAATATGCCGGGCATGCCGGCCAACGAGTTCGGCATCCGGTCCGGTCCGACCATGGCGTCGAGCAACCGCTTCACGATCACCATCAAGGGTGTGGGCGGCCATGCGGCGCAGCCGCACAAGACAGTGGATACCATCGTCATCGCCTCCGAAATGGTCGGCGTATTGCAGAGCGTGGTGTCGCGCAACAAGAATCCGCTGGACACCGCGGTGCTGACCGTCACCCAGATCCACGCGGGCGATTCGTTCAACGTCATTCCCGCCGAAGCCGTCATTCGCGGGACCGTACGCACCTACACGACGGAAACGCTGGACCTGATCGAAGACGCCATCCGCCGCATCGCCACGACGCTGCCGCAGGTCTATGGCGGATCCGGCGAACTGGACTTCGTGCGCGCGTACCCGCCGCTGGTGAACTGGGAAAAGGAAACGGAGTTCGCCGCCCAGGTCGCGGAAGCGACGTTCGGCAAGGACAGCGTGAATCGCGCCGTGCCGCCCTTCATGGGCGCGGAGGACTTTTCGTTCTTCCTGCAGAAGGTGCCCGGCTGCTATATCTTCCTGGGCAACGGCGAAGGCGAGCACCGCCTGGAGTCGTACCACGGCATGGGCCCGTGCACCCTGCACAATCCGAACTACGACTTCAACGATGCGCTGCTGCCCGTGGGCGCAACGTATTGGGTGAAGATGGTGCAGGCCTTTATGGGTTAGGCCCACCCCCGAAGCGCTGCCGCGCTTCCCCCTCAAGGGGGCGACGCCGGCGGACCGGAAGGAAAGCCCACCCCCAAGCGCTTCGCGCTACCCCCTTCGAGGGGGCGACGCTGGCGGACCGGCGAAGCCGGATCCGCGGCGTCCCGGTTGGAGCGCATCTGTTTTTTGCGCGGGACGTTGGGGATTGAAGGATTCATCTCTTAAGTGATTCAGACTTGTCCGGTTGGCTTCACCCCTTTTTTCAGGGGTTGCGGCACGGATTCCCTATTGGCTGGACGCGGCTTCCTGGATGCGGGGGAGGTTGATTTCGATCCAGTCGGCGAGCAGGCGGACTTTTTCCGCGCATTCGCGGCCCAGAGGGGTCAGGCGGTATTCGACGTGCGGCGGCACGACCTCGAACGCCTTGCGGGCGACGAGGCCGTCCGCTTCCAGCCATTGCAAGGTCTGCGCCAGCATGCGTTCGCTGACGCCGCCGATCGCGCGCCGGAGTTCGCTGAAGCGGTGCATGCGTTGTTCGAGCGCGATAAGGACCAGGACGCCCCAGCGGCTGGTGACGTGCTTCAGCACCTCGCGCGATGGGCAATCCGCGACCATCAGGTCGCCGCGGGCGAGGCGGTCGGAAAGAGAGGCGGTGCGGGGCGTGGGAGTGTCCATACTTACGTCCGTGTGCGTACTTACGAAAAGTAAGTAATACCTGTAGATTGGCTCCGTCGTCAATTCGAACGGAGTCCATCATGACCATCGCCATTACCGGCGCCACCGGCCAACTGGGCCGGCTGGTCGTCCGGGAGCTGCTGCGTACCGTCCCCGCGGGGGATCTGCTGGCGCTTGCGCGCTCTCCGGAAAAAGCCGGCGATATGGGCATCGCCGCGCGCCAGGCCGATTACGGCCAACCCGGGACCTTGCAGGCCGCCTTGGCGGGTGTGCATACCCTGCTGCTGATCTCGTCCAATGAAATCGGACAGCGCGTCACACAGCACCGCAACGTGGTGGAGGCCGCCCGGCATGCGGGCGTCAAGCGCATCGTCTATACGAGCCTGCTGCACGCCGACACATCGCCGCTGAGCCTGGCGCCGGAGCACCTGGAAACCGAGCACGCCATCAAGGCATCCGGGATGGCTTACACGCTGCTGCGCAACGGCTGGTACGTCGAGAACCATACCGGCGCGATTCCAGGAGCACTATCCACCGGCCTGCTTCTGGGCAGCGCCGGAGACGGCAGGTTCTCGGCCGCGGCGCGCGCCGATTACGCGGCGGCGGCCGCCGCCGTGCTGACCGGCGATGGCCACGAGAACAGGACATACGAACTTGCCGCGGACACCTCGTATACGCATGCGCAGTTCGCCGCCGAGGTGTCGCGCCAGACCGGCAAGCCGGTGGCCTACAAGGACGTGCCGCAGGCCGAGTATGCGCAAGCCCTGGCCGACGCGGGTGTGCCGGCTCCCATCGCCCAGGCAATCGCCAGCTGGGATGCCGCCGCGTCGCGCGATGTCCTGTTCGACGATGGCCGCGAACTGTCGCGATTGATCGGGCGTCCCACGACTCCCCTGGATGCCGTGATCGCCCAGGCCCTGGCCTAATCAATCGCGGGCGGGTCGTTGCGGGAACGCGCGCTCGAACACGCCTTCGGCGATGCGGTTCTTCAGGATCTCGATCGAGCCGCCCGCGATCATCCAGCCACGGCAGCGCCGCACGCAGTATTCGACAAGCGATTCCCGGCTGTAACCCATGCCGCCCAGCACTTGCAGTGCCTCGTTGGCCACGTCGAAGCCCGCCTGGTTGCAATAGGCCTTGGCGATGGCCGTTTCCGTCGCCGAAGGGAAGCCGGTGTCGGCGTTGGAGGCGGCACGGTACAGCAGCAGCTGGCCGGCATCCAGCTTGATGCGCATGTCCGCGAATTTCCATTGCAGTCCCTGGAATTCGCACAGCAGGCGGCCGAACTGCTTGCGCTGCAGGGCCCAGCCGCGCGCCTCTTCATACGCGTAGCGGCCCAGCGCGAGCGAGCGCGCGGTGTTGCCGATGCGTTCGACGTTGAAGCCGGCGATCTGCTTCTTGAAGCCGCCCTCGCCCAGCACGACCATATCGTTCGGCACGAAGACGTTGTCGAAGAAGATCTCGGCCCATTCCTCGCCCGACATGAAGGACGAGCGCTTGCCCAGGCGCACGCCCGGCGACTTGGTGTCGATGAGGACGGAGCCTATGCCCTGCGTGCCGGGACCGAAGCGGACGTAGGCCAGGATGACGCTTGCATGCGGACCGTGGGTGGTGAATATTTTCGAGCCATTGATGCGCCAGCCTTCGCCGTCGCGCGTGGCGCTGGTTTTCAATTCGGTGACGGCCGAGCCGGCCTCCGGTTCCGTCATGCCGACCGAGATCAGCATGTCGCCGGCAAGCAGCGGGCGCAGGTATTTTTCCCGCTGGATGGCGTTGCCGTATTCGGCCAGGACGCGGATCGGGCCGAAGTTGCCGGCCTGCACGACGTCCGCGCTGCGCGGGCAGACGGAAGCCACGGTTTCGATGGCGATGACGGCATCCATCAAGGAGCCGCCCACGCCGCCGTTCTCTTCGCTGATGGTGATGCCAAGCAAACCCTGCGCGGCCATCGAACGCGCGACGTCCCAGGGATAGTCGTTGGAGTGCGCACGTTCGCGCGCGCCGTCGCGCAGCTCCTTTTCCGCATAGCGGCGCACGGCGTCCTGGAAATCGCGTTGTTCGGGAGTCAGGTGGAAGTCCATGTTTATGTGTCCTTATGATGCGGCGGGCGCGCGGATGGCGCGCCCGCCTCGATGTGTCCGATCGGTCACGCGCGCATTTGCGGATTCGCGCATACGCGCCGCGCAAGCCGTTGCCCTACGCTTCGCTACTTGCGGGCGTCCTCTTCGATGCGCAGCAGGCCGTCCACCGCCACGACGCCGTCGGCGCGGACGAACAGCGGGTTGATCTCTGCCTCGGATACCGTCACGTCGCGTACCA
Above is a genomic segment from Bordetella genomosp. 11 containing:
- the mnmE gene encoding tRNA uridine-5-carboxymethylaminomethyl(34) synthesis GTPase MnmE, encoding MSPLVPVPIAAIATAPGRGGVGIVRVSGASLSILVRRLFQRELTPRHAHLLPFETEEGELLDEGIVLYFAAPHSYTGEDVLELQGHGGPAVLRRVLQRCLDAGSDMGLRIAEPGEFTQRAFLNGRIDLAQAEAVADLIEATSEAAARGAMASLSGVFSQKVNALADRIVHLRMLVEATLDFPEEEIDFLEKYQARPMLEALSGELRGIIAQTRQGVILREGLHVVLAGRPNVGKSSLLNALAGEDIAIVTPIAGTTRDKVVQEIHLDGVPLHIVDTAGLRETDDPVERIGIARTWKEIERADVILHLQDATAAGEETLDAGIAARLPPNTPVLKVINKIDLVDNSVADAPPPTDDSNDAVLRISARTGAGLDALRKALLDIAGWNPGAESPWLARERHLRALQQAEEHLAVATAHAAQDDRVLDLFAEELRLAHESLSSITGEFTSDDLLGEIFSRFCIGK
- a CDS encoding ABC transporter substrate-binding protein — protein: MSSWFTRVVAGGFTAMAIAFGAHGNAVARDLVVGLKTEPSSLDPQYHSLTPNTQIALTIFDPLVAADDQLKPRPALAESWTVDGNVWTFKLRPNVKFSDGTPFTADDVVFTFDRVPKVPNSPSPFTLYLKDVAKTEAVDPLTVRITTKGPSPLLLPNLGQLPIMSKKAASGAAPEGKTTTELNAGDGLVGTGPYKFVSWKRGAELVLARNDNYWGKKPVWDKVIYKPMTNAASRVAALLAGDVDMIEDPPTDDLPKLKANKNLYIQQTPSVRVMYVAMDQFSDVSPGITDADGKPLAKNPLKDKRVREALSLAIDRKAIEDRVMGGVSKPAGNLLPYPMMGASKTYAEAPKADVAKAKKLLADAGYAQGFAITLGAPSGRYINDSKVAQAIASMWSRIGVKTAVEASAPPVFFKNRDSYKYSAYLAGWSVTSGEMSNALGSLAVTSDPSKGLGTTNRGRYSNPEMDKLYMQAATTMDDAKRAELLSKAADLLIADYGILPIHFELSVWAMKKDIRYAGRSDQMTEAQDVTLKQ
- a CDS encoding ABC transporter ATP-binding protein yields the protein MNASTGVGDVTAPVLEVAGLRTHFFTRAGVVKAVDGVDLRLAQGEILGLVGESGSGKSITGFSLIGLIDEPGRVVDGSIRFDGAELRGASAARMRALRGNDIAMIFQDPMMTLNPVLRVDTQMIEAIQAHRKMDKTAARKRARDVLAMVGIPSPDERLRAYPHQLSGGMRQRVAIAIALLNAPRVIIADEPTTALDVTIQGQILYEVQKLCRETGTALLWITHDLAVVSGLADRIAVMYAGRVVETGTTADVIGHPLHPYTLGLMMSIPTPETRGHDLASIPGMTPSLLKLPQGCAFRTRCSRATDACLREPESVEWRPGHWARCWHAGEAGAR
- a CDS encoding winged helix-turn-helix transcriptional regulator, translated to MDTPTPRTASLSDRLARGDLMVADCPSREVLKHVTSRWGVLVLIALEQRMHRFSELRRAIGGVSERMLAQTLQWLEADGLVARKAFEVVPPHVEYRLTPLGRECAEKVRLLADWIEINLPRIQEAASSQ
- a CDS encoding ABC transporter permease, with product MTTTTSTPAAAEPVATAVKEAGPWRRFFEDFFASKLATMGLVVLVLLILAVLLAPWIAPQNPYDIGNLDIMDSKLPPFSQNAAGDMTYWLGTDGQARDMLSAILYGLRTSMMVGCISVFFAFVIGATVGLVAAYFGGRVDALLMRIADIQLSFPSILVALILLSILGAGVDKVIIALIVVQWAYFARTARGAALVERGKEYVEAARCMSLGSWRILRRHLLPNCMPPLIVVATIDLAHAIALEATLSFLGVGVPVTEPSLGMLISNGFEFLMSGRYWISFFPGVALAIAIVSINLVGDHLRDVLNPRNAT
- a CDS encoding ABC transporter ATP-binding protein, whose translation is MKGQTTPILSLRGAEMRFVQPVDLAGRIANLFGAGLRKTVVHAVAGVDLDVMPGEVIGVVGESGCGKSTLGRMISGILPPTAGSIAYDGKPVASMEDKQRRAYELGVQMIFQDPYASLNPRMRVEEIIGEAPMVHGLVSRRNRKEYVAELMRQVGLDPAYSERYPHQFSGGQRQRIGIARALGLKPRVIVCDEAVAALDVSIQAQVLNLFAHLRRELDLTYLFISHNLGVVSHISDRVAIMYLGRIVELASTEQVFERANHPYTQALLKELPTLDPHRRDFRPIQGELPSPLAPPPGCAFHPRCPHAMDRCRQERPLLREIAPGQLSACHLNDQADAAPRPVTFHASSVAATG
- a CDS encoding M20 aminoacylase family protein, translating into MKTLDEIERAHGELTAIRRDIHAHPELAFEETRTSALVAEKLRGWGIEVHTGFGKTGIVGVLHGTGGKGRTIGLRADMDALPMPENNRFAHKSTISGRMHGCGHDGHTTMLLGAAQYLSKHRDFKGTVVFIFQPAEENGNAGARAMMQDGLFDKFPCDAVFGIHNMPGMPANEFGIRSGPTMASSNRFTITIKGVGGHAAQPHKTVDTIVIASEMVGVLQSVVSRNKNPLDTAVLTVTQIHAGDSFNVIPAEAVIRGTVRTYTTETLDLIEDAIRRIATTLPQVYGGSGELDFVRAYPPLVNWEKETEFAAQVAEATFGKDSVNRAVPPFMGAEDFSFFLQKVPGCYIFLGNGEGEHRLESYHGMGPCTLHNPNYDFNDALLPVGATYWVKMVQAFMG
- a CDS encoding N-formylglutamate amidohydrolase, with protein sequence MRSTDTSFAPCTRIAPRAAPLPLICDSPHSGVTYPADFRYAIEPDVLRTGEDTHVDELWRGIPDVGGTLILAEFPRTYIDPNREPDDIDPHLLAGPWPGAINPSEKSRIGHGLIWSKAGGRPIYDRKLTVEEVRHRIEAYHQPYHAVLNRDIEAAYKQFGAVWHLNLHSMPSDSYEVLQIESEHGLADFVLGDRDGTTCEPEFVDVVENSLRESGYTVARNDPFKGVALIARLGRPAQRRHSLQIEIHRGQYMNERTFEKNEKFPAMQAALTKAAHDVALYIQRQL
- a CDS encoding ABC transporter permease; amino-acid sequence: MLATIIRRLLQTVVVMLVMSALVFGGIYLVGDPVSMMASPDATEIERAAIRQSLGLDQPLWHQYLIFIGKAIHGDFGNSFLTGEPAMRLILDRMPATMELAVVAMLLSLLIGIPLGIRAGLKPKAAGSRVIMTGSVLGFSLPNFWVGLMLIMIFAVSLGWLPASGRGPTVSLGGLRLSALTPGGWAHLILPAATIALAKCATIIRITRAATREALPMDYIKFARAKGLSESRVLRVHLLKNILIPIVTVAGLEFGQVVAFAVVTESVFSWPGMGKLLIDSIINLDRPVVVAYLLLIVFFLVMLNLVVDIIYTVLDPRVRLDGRR